TTACAGTGTTTATGTAATTGCAGGAGCTGCAATCATTTCAATTTGTATGGCCTTTATAAGCCCACTAGCTGCCCTAATCCGTACCGTGCCCGGAAACGTCATAGGCGGCATAACATTCTTGCTCTATGGAATGATAGGAGCTTCGGGAATACGCCTTTTAGTAGATTCAAAGGTCGATTATTCAAAATCAAAAAACTTAATCCTAACCTCGATAGTATTCACCACAGGATTGAGCGGCCTCAGCATAAAATTCGGAGAAATCGAATTTAAGGGAATGGTTTTAGCCTCCCTCGTTGCAGTAGCTTTAAGCCTTATCTTTTTTATTTTTGAAAAATTTGGAGTGCTGGAAGAATAGGGAGCTCGTATGAATATGAAAATATCAAAATGGGACGCAGCAGATTATCTTAAAACAAGAAAGGATATTGCAATATATTTAGATGAAATACTAAAAATTGCAAGAGAAGATAATATGCCGGAACTATTTATAGAAGCCCTTGGAGATGTAACCAGAGCTCAAGGAATGGCAGATCTAGCAAA
The DNA window shown above is from Treponema denticola and carries:
- a CDS encoding addiction module antidote protein; this translates as MKISKWDAADYLKTRKDIAIYLDEILKIAREDNMPELFIEALGDVTRAQGMADLAKTIDVSRESLYKSLSKKGNPSFSTIFKVLEFLNLEMSIAAPKTLKQVSI